In Brachypodium distachyon strain Bd21 chromosome 2, Brachypodium_distachyon_v3.0, whole genome shotgun sequence, one genomic interval encodes:
- the LOC100838586 gene encoding PH, RCC1 and FYVE domains-containing protein 1: MMSDASSDLGGGRAGPVERDIEQAITALKKGAYLLKYGRRGKPKFCPFRLSNDESILIWFSGKEEKQLRLNHVSRIIPGQRTAIFQRYPRPEKECQSFSLISHDRSLDIICKDKDEAEVWFAGLKTLISRSHQRKWRTESRSDMLSSGTTSPRTYTRRSSPLSSPFSSNDSVHKDGAENYRLRSPYGSPPKVGLEKAFSDIVSYTAPPRPFFPSDSNVGSVHSVSSGHSDNTNGHSRGLPMDNFRVSLSSAVSSSSHGSGHDDGDALGDVFMWGEGTGEGILGGGNSRFGNSSGAKMDCLLPKPLEFAGRLDVQNISCGGRHATLVTKQGEVYSWGEESGGRLGHGVDCDVPQPKLVEALAHMNIELVACGEYHTCAVTLSGDLYTWGNGTFNFGLLGHGNEVSHWMPKRLNGPLEGIHVSSISCGPWHTAVVTSAGQLFTFGDGSFGVLGHGDRQSLSVPREVESLKGLRTVRAACGVWHTAAVVEVMVGNSSTSNCSSGKIFTWGDGDKGRLGHGDKDTRLVPTCVASLVEPNFCQVACGHCFTVALTTSGHVYTMGSSVYGQLGNPQADGMVPARVEGKLHKNFVEEISCGAYHVAVLTSRTEVYTWGKGANGRLGHGDTDDRNSPTLVEALKDKQVRSVVCGINFTAAICIHKWVSGVDQSMCSGCRLPFNLRRKRHNCYNCALVFCHSCSSKKSLKASLAPNPNKPYRVCDNCYCKLNKGPETDRYSSAKRGAVLQGFNDPINEELETRSNVQLSRLSSMESFKNMDSRYSKKNKKFEFNSSRVSPIPNGSSHWSGLNISKSFGSSKKFFSASVPGSRIVSRATSPVSRRSSPPRSTTPTPTLGGLTSPRVVVDGAKPMKDGLNQEVINLRSQVENLTRKSHLLEVELERTTKQLKEAISIAGEETAKCKAAKEVIKSLTAQLKCMAEKLPEGAVAVPVKHNRLPPLSGIPLPSDISMAYENLGSPRSSGEPYSNGSNGSIVSNGPSSVRNKTHLEVGKNGTRQPDSDSKLESEWVEQDEPGVYITLTALPGGARDLKRVRFSRKRFSETQAEQWWQENRARVYELYNVRVVDKSVASIDSDVPH, from the exons ATGATGTCGGACGCGTCGTCGgatctcggcggcggccgggccgggcccgTGGAGCGCGACATCGAGCAG GCCATCACTGCTCTCAAGAAAGGAGCATACTTGCTGAAGTACGGACGCAGAGGGAAGCCAAAATTTTGTCCCTTTAGGCTTTCCAAT GATGAATCTATATTGATTTGGTTCTCAGGGAAAGAGGAGAAGCAGCTAAGATTGAACCACGTGTCCAGAATAATTCCTGGACAAAGAACC GCAATTTTTCAGAGGTATCCACGACCTGAGAAGGAATGCCAGTCATTCTCTCTCATTTCTCATGATAGATCATTGGACATT ATATGCAAAGATAAAGATGAAGCTGAAGTGTGGTTTGCTGGGCTAAAAACACTGATATCCCGTAGTCACCAAAGAAAATGGAGAACAGAATCAAGAAGTGATATGCTTTCCTCTGGTACAACTAGCCCGAGAACTTACACAAGAAGGAGCTCCCCCTTGAGTTCTCCTTTCAGTAGCAATGATAGTGTCCACAAG GATGGTGCCGAAAATTACCGACTCCGCAGTCCATATGGAAGTCCACCAAAGGTTggcttggagaaggccttttCTGATATCGTATCATATACAGCTCCACCCAGACCCTTCTTCCCATCGGATTCTAATGTTGGATCAGTCCACTCTGTGTCTTCTGGGCACTCAGATAACACAAATGGACACTCGAGGGGCCTCCCAATGGACAATTTCCGAGTTAGTTTATCAAGTGCTGTTAGTTCTTCAAGTCATGGTTCTGGTCATGATGATGGTGATGCTCTAGGTGATGTTTTCATGTGGGGAGAGGGAACTGGGGAGGGAATTCTTGGTGGTGGCAATTCGAGATTTGGGAATTCCTCAGGTGCAAAGATGGATTGTCTTCTACCAAAGCCACTGGAGTTTGCTGGTAGACTTGATGTGCAGAACATTTCTTGTGGAGGAAGGCATGCCACACTTGTCACCAAGCAGGGAGAGGTCTATTCTTGGGGTGAGGAATCAGGTGGTCGTCTAGGTCATGGTGTAGACTGTGATGTTCCGCAACCAAAACTTGTTGAAGCTCTTGCTCATATGAACATCGAGCTAGTAGCATGTGGTGAGTACCATACATGTGCGGTTACACTTTCTGGAGATCTGTACACATGGGGAAATGGTACGTTTAATTTTGGGCTTTTGGGTCATGGGAATGAAGTCAGTCATTGGATGCCCAAAAGGCTCAATGGGCCATTAGAAGGCATACATGTTTCGTCTATCTCATGTGGCCCTTGGCACACAGCTGTAGTAACTTCTGCGGGACAGCTATTCACGTTTGGAGATGGCTCTTTTGGAGTTCTAGGTCATGGAGATCGCCAGAGTCTTTCGGTCCCAAGGGAGGTGGAATCCCTCAAAGGGCTACGGACAGTTCGGGCTGCTTGTGGTGTTTGGCACACGGCTGCCGTTGTTGAAGTTATGGTTGGAAATTCAAGTACCAGCAACTGTTCTTCTGGCAAGATTTTTACATGGGGTGATGGTGATAAAGGTCGTTTAGGACATGGTGACAAAGATACAAGGCTTGTCCCAACATGTGTAGCTTCTTTGGTTGAGCCTAACTTTTGCCAAGTAGCTTGTGGTCATTGTTTCACAGTGGCACTAACAACCTCAGGGCATGTTTATACAATGGGAAGTTCTGTCTATGGTCAGCTTGGAAATCCACAAGCAGATGGTATGGTTCCTGCACGTGTTGAAGGGAAGCTACATAAGAACTTTGTGGAGGAGATCTCATGTGGCGCTTATCATGTCGCTGTCTTGACTTCCAGGACTGAGGTGTATACATGGGGTAAAGGTGCAAATGGCCGGTTAGGACATGGTGATACTGATGATAGGAATTCTCCTACGCTGGTTGAAGCTCTGAAAGATAAGCAAGTTAGGAGTGTTGTTTGCGGAATTAACTTCACTGCAGCAATATGCATACACAAGTGGGTGTCTGGAGTTGACCAGTCCATGTGCTCTGGATGCCGCTTGCCATTTAACCTGAGGAGAAAACGCCATAATTGCTACAATTGCGCCCTTGTATTTTGTCACTCCTGCAGCAGTAAGAAATCTCTGAAGGCTTCATTAGCACCAAACCCAAACAAACCTTATCGTGTCTGCGATAACTGCTACTGCAAACTGAATAAGGGACCCGAGACAGATAGGTATTCTTCAGCAAAGCGAGGAGCTGTGTTGCAAGGGTTTAATGATCCTATCAACGAGGAGTTGGAGACAAGATCAAATGTCCAATTGTCTAGATTGTCATCAATGGAATCTTTCAAGAACATGGACAGCAGAtattcaaagaaaaataagaagtTTGAATTTAACAGCAGTCGTGTTTCCCCTATTCCAAATGGTAGTTCTCACTGGAgcgggctcaacatttcaaaatcttttggcTCATCAAAGAAATTTTTCTCAGCATCAGTTCCTGGATCAAGAATTGTTTCTAGGGCAACATCACCTGTTTCAAGAAGATCAAGCCCTCCTCGATCTACAACTCCAACACCTACCTTGGGTGGTCTAACCTCTCCAAGAGTTGTTGTAGATGGTGCAAAGCCGATGAAGGATGGTTTAAACCAAGAAGTTATAAATTTGAGATCTCAG GTGGAAAATCTTACTCGGAAGTCTCATCTACTGGAAGTTGAATTGGAGAGAACAACTAAACAGTTGAAGGAAGCTATTTCCATTGCAGGGGAGGAAACTGCAAAGTGCAAAGCTGCAAAAGAAGTAATCAAGTCGCTAACTGCACAA TTGAAGTGTATGGCAGAGAAGCTACCTGAGGGAGCAGTAGCAGTACCAGTTAAGCACAATAGGCTACCGCCGCTTTCTGGAATTCCTCTTCCAAGTGATATATCAATGGCATATGAAAATTTAGGCAGCCCAAGAAGTTCTGGAGAGCCATATTCGAACGGATCTAATGGGTCGATTGTTTCTAATGGACCAAGTTCAGTTAGAAATAAGACTCACTTGGAAGTTGGCAAGAACGGAACCAGGCAGCCTGACTCAGACTCTAAGCTTGAGTCTGAATGGGTAGAGCAAGATGAGCCAGGGGTCTACATCACCCTTACTGCCCTGCCTGGTGGGGCTAGAGATCTCAAGAGGGTCCGGTTCAG CCGGAAGCGTTTCAGTGAGACGCAAGCAGAACAATGGTGGCAAGAGAATCGGGCAAGGGTTTACGAGCTGTATAACGTTCGCGTGGTTGACAAATCGGTTGCGAGTATTGATAGTGATGTACCTCACTGA